AACACACCCTGAAAATGTTGCGCGGGGCCATGGCCGAATGTCGCATGGGCAATCCGGAGCGGCTCTCAACCGATATCGGCCCGGTAATTGATGCCGACGCCAAAGAGACGATTCAGCGCCATATTCAGGCAATGCGGACCAAAGGCCGCAAAGTGTTCCAGGCCATGCAGGAGAATCCTGTCGATGCCCCAGAGTGGCAAAGCGGCACCTTCATTCCGCCAACGCTGATTGAGCTGGAAAGTCTCGATGAGCTTAAGCGCGAAGTGTTTGGCCCGGTGCTCCACGTCGTTCGTTACTCACGCGAGAATATTGGCGAGTTAATTAACGATATTAATGCCACCGGTTATGGCCTGACATTCGGCGTTCATACCCGTATTGATGAGACGATTGAACAGGTCACCCGCAGCGCTCAGGCCGGTAACCTGTACGTTAACCGTAATATGGTCGGTGCGGTAGTTGGCGTGCAGCCGTTCGGCGGCGAAGGATTATCCGGTACCGGCCCGAAAGCCGGTGGCCCGATGTATCTGTATCGTCTGCTCACGCAGCGTCCGGAAGATGCCCTGTTGCGTACTCTGCGCCGCATGGATGGCGATCGTCCGGTCAATACTCTGGCTCGCGAACAATATCAACGCGCTGTTCCGGCCCTGGCGAGCTGGGCTGAGAACCAGCCGGAGCTGGCACTGCGTTTGAGCCGTTATGCGGAACTATCCCAGTCTGGTAACGAACGTCTGCTCCCAGGCCCTACCGGTGAGCGCAACACCTACACTCTGTTACCGCGGGAACGGGTGCTATGTGTTGCCAGCCAGGAAAGCGATCTCCTGACCCAGCTGGCGGCGGTTATCAGCACCGGTAGTGAAGTATTGTGGGTTGATACTCCGGAAAATCGCCAGCTTTTGGGCCGGTTGCCAGCCGAAGTGAAGCAGCGCATTAAGCTGACCACCAGCGAGCAGCTTCAGGGCGCGTCGTTTGATGCGGTCATCTTCCACGGCGATTCCGACCAGCTTAAAGTTCTGGCTCAGCAGGTCGCCGCCCGGGATGGCGCCATCATCACCGTGCAGGGGCTGGCTCATGGGGACGATAATATTGCCCTGGAGCGGCTCTATCTGGAACGTTCTATCAGCGTCAACACCGCAGCCGCAGGCGGTAACGCCAGCCTGATGACCATCGGCTAGCGCTTCATGCCAGGGCTTATTGGCCCTGGCATTCTTCCTGTCATTTTAACTCGCTAATTTTCTTTAACTTTTTCCACCAGTGAAACTCTGCACGTTATTCTGTGACCCTGTTTACAATATATTTACATTCACCTTGCCGATGATTTAGCCCCACCGCTAGTTTGCTTGCAGATGCAAACAAAACGTCGAGGCTCGCTATCTATGGCTCAAATGTCATCACGCCCATGGCCGCTGGGAATTCATCTGGATGTCACCAACCGGTTGTGGCAACAAGTGATGGAAAAATCCATCGCTTATACCTGGATAAACCGCCCCCACTGGCTGGCGCTAAGCGCGATAGAAGAGCTGGGTGACGGATGCACGCTTACCCAAATCGTTAGCCATCTTCATAGCGATATTTCCACCATTTCCCGTGCGCTGAAATTCCTTGAACAGCATGAATTAATTACTAAAGACGTGCAGGACGACAAACGAGCCAAAGGCGTGTTTATGGCTCCGGAAGGAGTACGCATACTGCGTGAGATTGACCAAGCGGCTCAGCGGGTTCGGGCGCAATTATTGGCTGAAACAACGCCTGAACAACGTGCGGTATTTCAGTCGGTATTGAGCTCGATTCGCACCCAGGCAACACAGATGCTGGAACATGAAGACTCCCAGCTCCAAAGATCGTCGGCGAGGGAAGAACAATGAGCGGCTTGCTACGGTTATTGCTGATATGCGGCGCTGGCCTGATTAGCCTGCCCGCATTGGCCACTACCGATACGCATAAAGCACTGCTGGCGCGCGGCCAATATCTGTCCCAGGCCGCCGATTGCGCCGCCTGCCATCGGGGACCAACATCCGGGACAAGTGATTATCAGGGCGGGCTGGCGATTGAAACACCGCTCGGTACGGTGATTGGCACCAATATCACCCCGTCAAAACGCCACGGAATTGGTGGATATAGTGAAGAGCAGTTTCGCCGGGCGCTGACCGAGGGTATCCGGGCCGATGGCAGCCACCTCTACCCGGTGATGCCCTACCAGGCCTATCGCGGTATGAACGATGAAGATATTCATGCCCTGTATACCTGGCTCCGGGAAGGCGTCGCACCGGTCGACCAGCCCCCGCCAGAAACCCACCTGCCGTTTCCATTCTCAATCCGCAGCCTGATGAAGGTATGGAATACATTGCACGCCGGGCCGCCTGAGCCGGTGGCGGCGCTTGATACGCCGGAATTGCGACGCGGTTATTATCTGGTAGAAGTTCTCGGCCACTGCTCGGCCTGTCATAGCCCGCGCACGCTAACACTCGGTGAGGATAACCAGCGGCGTTTTTCCGGCGCTCATCAGGAGGGATGGCTGGCTCCAAATATCACTGCCGATCGTAAGAGCGGTATTGGCAGCTGGAGCGATAGCGAAATAATCAGCTATTTGCGTGACGGCCATGCTAGCGGGAAAGGCGTAGCCGCAGGCGGAATGGCCGAGGCGGTAGAGTATAGCCTGCGCCATCTAAGCGCTGCCGATTTGCAGGCGATTACCGCGTATCTAAGAAAAATACCCGCCGTAGCAACCACTGGCCAAAGCCCGTCCACACATCAACCTGCGGGCGACACTTTGGCGGACAATCCCGAGGCTCATCGGCTTTATCAAAGCGCCTGTGCTGCCTGCCATCGTGAAAGTGGTGCCGGGGCCTATAACGACACCTTCCCTTCTCTGACTCACAGCGCTACCACCGCCAGTGTCGATCCATCCAACCTGGTCATGGTTATCCTCGACGGCGTACACCGCCAGGGCAATATTGGGCGCGCTGAAATGCCCGGATTTCGTGACGTTCTGGACGATAGCCAGGTCGCATTACTGGCAGGCTATGTGGCGCAAAAATTTGGCAACTCGCAGATAACTGTTGATGAAAGCTTCGTTGCCAGTGCCCGTCAGGGTGGCGCTCGCCCGTGGTGGCTCACCGCCCTCCCCTGGCTTTGCGCCGGTTTGCTTATCGTCCTCATCATTGTACTGGTCGTTATTTTGCGACGCAGGCGCACCACCGCCAGGAGCCACTCGCTATGAAATTTATTTTGAATAAACAGCCGGTGGAGTTCACTGGCGAAGCGGATACCCCGCTGCTGTGGGCTATTCGTGACGGTTTTAAACTCACGGGAACAAAATTTGGCTGCGGTATTGGCGCATGCGGTGCCTGTACCGTTCACGTTGACGGCAAGCCGGTGCGCTCCTGTAGCTATCCGCTGAAGCTAGTGGAAAACCGCCACGTCACCACCATTGAAGGCTTAGGTGCCAGCCAGCGCCA
This genomic interval from Salmonella enterica subsp. enterica serovar Choleraesuis contains the following:
- the slyA gene encoding MarR family transcriptional regulator, giving the protein MAQMSSRPWPLGIHLDVTNRLWQQVMEKSIAYTWINRPHWLALSAIEELGDGCTLTQIVSHLHSDISTISRALKFLEQHELITKDVQDDKRAKGVFMAPEGVRILREIDQAAQRVRAQLLAETTPEQRAVFQSVLSSIRTQATQMLEHEDSQLQRSSAREEQ
- a CDS encoding isoquinoline 1-oxidoreductase subunit alpha, which produces MKFILNKQPVEFTGEADTPLLWAIRDGFKLTGTKFGCGIGACGACTVHVDGKPVRSCSYPLKLVENRHVTTIEGLGASQRHPVQQAWIDADVPQCGYCQSGMIMTVSAVLAQKPLPSEQQLFRQVTNLCRCATYHRIRIALKRLHRDASPHPQES
- a CDS encoding cytochrome c → MSGLLRLLLICGAGLISLPALATTDTHKALLARGQYLSQAADCAACHRGPTSGTSDYQGGLAIETPLGTVIGTNITPSKRHGIGGYSEEQFRRALTEGIRADGSHLYPVMPYQAYRGMNDEDIHALYTWLREGVAPVDQPPPETHLPFPFSIRSLMKVWNTLHAGPPEPVAALDTPELRRGYYLVEVLGHCSACHSPRTLTLGEDNQRRFSGAHQEGWLAPNITADRKSGIGSWSDSEIISYLRDGHASGKGVAAGGMAEAVEYSLRHLSAADLQAITAYLRKIPAVATTGQSPSTHQPAGDTLADNPEAHRLYQSACAACHRESGAGAYNDTFPSLTHSATTASVDPSNLVMVILDGVHRQGNIGRAEMPGFRDVLDDSQVALLAGYVAQKFGNSQITVDESFVASARQGGARPWWLTALPWLCAGLLIVLIIVLVVILRRRRTTARSHSL